From the genome of Desmodus rotundus isolate HL8 chromosome 2, HLdesRot8A.1, whole genome shotgun sequence, one region includes:
- the TMPRSS3 gene encoding transmembrane protease serine 3, producing MAAPEMEVEVEVEAEPNLRGPEIVTMGENDPPEAEAPFSFRSLFGLDDLKISPVTPDADAVAAQILSLLPLKFFPIIVLGVIALIVALAVGLGIHFDCSGKYRCRSSFKCIELTARCDGVSDCKAGEDEYRCVRVSGQNGVLQVFTEAAWRTVCSDDWKSHHATVACGQLGFPSYVSSDTLRVNLLEEQFQEDFVSINHLLPDEKVTALHQSVYLREGCASGRVVTLKCTACGLRMGYSSRIVGGNMSSLAQWPWQASLQFQGYHLCGGSVITPVWIVTAAHCVYDLYLPKSWTIQVGLVSLLDSPAPSHLVEKIIYHSKYKPKRLGNDIALMKLAEPLAYNEMIQPVCLPNSEENFPDGKMCWTSGWGATEEGGDASPVLNHAAVPLLSNKICNHKDVYGGIISPSMVCAGYLKGGVDSCQGDSGGPLVCQERRVWKLVGATSFGIGCADVNKPGVYTRITSFLDWIHEQLERDLKT from the exons ATGGCGGCTCCAGAAATG gaggtggaggtggaggtggaggcggAGCCGAACCTCAGAGGCCCTGAAATAGTCACCATGGGGGAGAATGACCCGCCCGAGGCTGAAGCCCCCTTCTCCTTCCGATCCCTTTTTGGCCTTGATGATCTGAAAATAAGTCCCGTCACACCAG ATGCGGATGCTGTGGCCGCACAGATCCTGTCCCTGCTGCCCTTGAAGTTCTTCCCGATCATCGTCCTTGGGGTCATTGCACTGATCGTAGCTCTGGCCGTGGGTCTGGGCA TCCACTTTGACTGCTCCGGGAAGTACAGGTGCCGGTCGTCTTTCAAGTGCATCGAACTGACGGCTCGATGTGATGGCGTCTCAGACTGCAAGGCCGGGGAGGACGAGTACCGGTGTG TCCGCGTGAGCGGTCAGAACGGCGTGCTGCAGGTGTTCACAGAGGCTGCCTGGAGGACCGTGTGCTCTGACGACTGGAAGAGCCACCATGCTACCGTCGCCtgtggccagctggggtttccGAG CTACGTCAGTTCAGACACCCTCAGAGTGAACTTGCTGGAGGAGCAGTTCCAAGAGGACTTTGTTTCCATCAATCACCTCTTGCCAGACGAGAAAGTGACTGCTCTGCACCAGTCGGTGTACCTGAG GGAAGGATGTGCCTCGGGTCGCGTGGTCACCCTGAAGTGCACAG CCTGTGGTCTGAGGATGGGCTACAGCTCACGCATCGTGGGTGGAAACATGTCTTCACTTGCGCAGTGGCCCTGGCAGGCCAGCCTCCAGTTCCAGGGCTACCATTTGTGCGGGGGCTCCGTCATCACCCCGGTGTGGATTGTCACTGCTGCCCACTGTGTCTATGA CCTGTACCTCCCCAAGTCATGGACCATCCAGGTGGGCCTAGTTTCCCTGCTGGACAGTCCAGCCCCTTCCCACCTGGTGGAAAAGATTATTTATCACAGCAAGTACAAGCCGAAGAGGTTGGGCAATGACATTGCCCTCATGAAGCTGGCGGAGCCGCTCGCCTACAATG AGATGATTCAACCAGTTTGTCTGCCCAACTCCGAAGAGAACTTTCCTGATGGAAAAATGTGCTGGACATCGGGATGGGGGGCCACCGAGGAAGGAG GCGACGCCTCCCCAGTCCTCAACCACGCAGCTGTGCCTTTACTCTCCAACAAGATCTGCAACCACAAGGATGTGTACGGCGGCATCATCTCCCCCTCCATGGTCTGTGCCGGCTACCTGAAAGGTGGTGTGGACAGCTGCCAG GGAGACAGCGGGGGACCCCTGGTGTGTCAGGAGAGGAGGGTATGGAAGTTGGTGGGCGCGACGAGCTTTGGCATCGGCTGTGCGGACGTGAACAAGCCCGGGGTCTACACCCGAATCACCTCCTTCCTGGACTGGATTCACGAGCAGTTGGAG